AAATACGCTCGACGCCTTCGTTCTCAAGTGCGGCGACGAGCAGGTCTGAACCCTTGGACATGGGAATGCCGTCCTTTTTTCGCTGGACTGATGGTGGATCGTTGCAGGAAGGATGGAAGCCGTGCGTCAACGCTTGTCGAACCACACCGTCTGCGCATTGACGAACTCGCGGATGCCGAAGTGCGAGAGCTCGCGGCCGAAGCCGCTCTTCTTCACGCCACCGATCGGCACGCGCGGGTCCGAAGCGGAGAAACCGTTGACGAACACGCCGCCGGTCTGCAGCCGGCGCGCCAGCTGCATCGCACGGGCGCGGTCGCCGGTCCACAGGTTGCCGCTGAGGCCGAACTCGCTCTGGTTGGCCAGTTCCACCGCATGGTCGGCGTCGCGGGCGCGGCTGATCGAGGCCACCGGGCCGAAGGTCTCGGTATCGAAGGCCTGCATACCCGGCTCCACCCCGGCCAGCACGGTGGGCGCATAGAACGCGCCCGGACGATCCAGCTGGTGCCCGCCGACCAGCAGCTGCGCACCGGCATCGACCGACGCGCGTACCTGCGCATCGAGCTGTTCCAGCAGGTCCTGGCGCGCCATCGGGCCGATGCGGTTGGCCGGGTCGCGGCCATCGCCGATGGTCAGCGCCTGCACCTTCTCGCAGAACTGCGCCACGAACCGTTCGTAGACCGCGTCTTCGACGATGATGCGCTTGCCGGCGATGCAGACCTGCCCGGTATTCTGGAAGCGCGAGGCCACCGCCGCATCGACGGCCGCATCAAGATCGGCATCGGCCAGCACGATGAACGGATCGGAACCGCCCAGCTCCAGCACCACCTTCTTCAACGCCTGCCCGGCCTGCGCGGCGATGCTGCGGCCAGCGGCCACGCTGCCGGTCAGGGTCACCGCGGCAATGCGGTCATCGGCAATCGCGCGACTGGTGCCCTCGCGGCTGATGTTGGCCGCGATGAAGGTGCCCTCCGGCAGCCCGGCATCGCGCCAGGCCGCGTCGAGCAGCTGCGCGGTGCCGACGATGTTCTCGGCCGGCTTCAGCAGGAAGCCGTTGCCGCCCATCAGGATCGGCACTGCCGCCCGCATCACCTGCCAGTACGGGAAATTCCACGGCATGATGCCCAGCACCACGCCCAGCGGCAGGTAGGACACGTAGGCCTTGTCGTCCGGCACCTGGGTCGGTTCGTCGCGCAGGAACTGCGCGCCATGGTCGGCGTACCAGTCGCACAGCACGGCGCACTTTTCGATCTCGGCCAGCGCTTCGGCCTGGACCTTGCCCATTTCGGCGGTGGCCAGCGCAGCCAGTTTCTCGCGATCACGGCGCAGTACAGCGGCCATCGCGCGCAGCACCTCGGCCCGCTGCTCCAGGCTCCTGGCGCTCCAGGCGGCGAAGCCAACCTGGCCGCGATCGAGGATGGCTTCCAGTTCGGCGTCGGTAGCGAAGGGATGGCTGGCGATCTGCTGGCCAGTGGCCGGATCGCGGGAAATGGCAGTACTGGGGGCAGCGGACATGCAGGGCTCCTGTTGTCTCGACAACGGGCGGCGGCCCGTCTCCTGCACAGGAATGTGGACCCGATTGGCGGAGGCAACAAGGCGTCTGTTTATCCTGTGACCTGCACTTACCTGCCTGAATGGGGTTATCGGCAGGGCTGCGCCCTGCACCCGCAGAGGCCAGGGCAACGTCAAGGACAAAGGCCTGCATTCCGTGGGATGGCGGGGTGGGTCCGGTTGCGGGGGACGGCGTGAATACGTCCATGTAGCCTCGGTCGCGCCATCCATGGCGCTCACGCCCCCGCAACCGGACCCACCCCGCCTTCGACAGTTTTCCGCGATCTGTCGGAAATACTCTTGGGGTCAGATCCGTTTTCCTATGGAAAACGGATCTGACCCCGAAATTTCATTCGATATCTGACAGATGTGTCGACCAAGGTCGACACCTACCAACATCCGCGCGAAATCTGTCTGAGGTGGGGCGGTGTGGGTTGGCAGGACCGTTGGCGCCATGGATGGCGCCATCGAGCCCCCAAGGACGGGTTTACGGCGTGTCCTGCCAACCCACACCGCCCCGCCAAACCACGGAATCCAGCTCTGGCTCTGGCTTTGGCCGTTGCATTGAGCAGGTGCAGGGCTGCAAGCCCTGCCGAACACCCCCTACTTCCGCGGCAGGTAGGTCACCAGTGACAAATCGTGCCGGCTCTCCGGTACCAGCGCCACGTACTGCAGGTCCAGCAACCCACGCGTGGGATGGTTCAACTTCTTCGCACCTTCATCGAACCGCCGCACGTCGTGCTCCGGCCACCACTGGCGGAACTCCTCACTATGCGCCGCGATATCCTCCACCAGCGCCAGGAACGGCGCCTTGTCCGGCGCCTGTGCCATCGCCGCGCGGAAGCCGGCCAGCAGGCCGCGGGTCATTTCTTCCCAGTTGAGGATCAGCGTGCGGTACGGCGGGTACAGGAACATCAGCCGCAGCGTGTTGCGCTCATGCGGTGCCAGCTGGCTGTAGTCCACGAACAGGTCGGCGATGGCCGGGTTCCAGGCCAGGATGTCGAAACGGGTATTGCGCACGTAAGCCGGGATCGGCTGCATCGCCTCCACCAGCTGGCGCAGGCCGTCGGTCACGCTCTCGTCCGGTGATTCCAGCGGCACGCCGTAACCGGACAGCGCGAACGCATAGGCGCGCTCGTCATCGCTCATGCGCAGCACCTGCGCCAGCCGCTCCAGCACCTCGGGCGAGGCGCGCACTTCACGGCCCTGCTCGATCCAGGTGTACCAGCTGACGCTGACCCCGATGGCCAGGGCGACTTCCTCGCGCTTCAGTCCCGGGGTCCGCCGGCGCCCGGCCGGCAGGCCGAGCGTGGCAGGGTCGACACGGGCGCGGCAGGCCTTGAGGAAGCCGCCGAGTTCCTTGCGTTCACTTTCGCTGCGCATCATCGCTACCGCCGTGCCCGTTGTAGCGTCGAGCCATGCTCGACGCATCTGCTACTGCACCAACAGCAGCCGAGCATGGGCTCGGCTCTACAGAACGCGTGATCGGCCACCCTCGGCGTCGCGCACGAGGGTGCCGATATCCGCGCAGGCGCGTCGATCAGGCATCGACGCGCTTGGAACCCACGGCCAGGCCGGCCTTCAGGCTGGCCTCGACGAACTCGTCCAGGTCGCCGTCGAGCACCTTCTGCGTGTCCGAACGTTCGATGCCGGTACGCAGGTCCTTGATGCGGCTCTGGTCCAGCACGTAGTTGCGGATCTGGCTGCCCCAGCCGATGTCGGACTTGGTGGCTTCCACCGCGTCCTTCTCGGCATTGCGCTTCTGGATCTCAAGCTCGTAAAGCTTGGCGGCCAGCATCTTCATCGCGTTGTCGCGGTTCTGGTGCTGGCTGCGGCCGGTCTGGCACGCCACGACGATGTTGGTCGGGATGTGGGTGATACGCACCGCCGACTCGGTCTTGTTCACGTGCTGGCCACCGGCACCGGACGAACGGTACACGTCGGTACGCAGGTCGGCCGGGTTGATGGTGATGTCGATGTTGTCATCGATTTCCGGCGACACGAACACCGAGGTGAAGCTGGTGTGGCGGCGGTTGTCCGAGTCGAACGGCGACTTGCGCACCAGGCGGTGCACGCCGGTCTCGGTCTTCAGCCAGCCATAGGCATAGTCGCCTTCCACGCGCAGCGTGGCCGACTTGATGCCGGCGACGTCACCACCGGAGACTTCCATCAGCTCGGTCTTCCAGCCGCGCGATTCACACCAGCGCAGGTACATGCGCAGCAGGATCTCGGCCCAGTCCTGGGCTTCGGTACCACCGGCACCGGCCTGGATGTCGACGAACGCCGCCGCATTGTCCATCTCGCCGGAGAACATGCGCTGGAACTCCAGCTTCTCCACGTGCGCCTGGTGCTTGTCCAGGTCGGCAACCACGGCCAGTGCGGTGTCCTCGTCCTGCTCGGACTCGGCCAGCTCCAGCAGTTCGGTCGCGTCGTTCAGGCCATCCAGCACCGAGGCGATGCCGCCCACGGTCTTTTCCAGGCTGGAACGCTCGCGGCCCAGGTTCTGTGCGTACTCGGCGTTGTTCCAGACGTCGGGGCTTTCCAGCTCCCGCGTTACTTCTTCAAGACGCTCTTTCTTGGCGTCGTAGTCAAAGATACCCCCGAAGCGACAACACGCGATCGGTCAGATCGGTGATGCGCTGGCGGACAGGATTCAGTTCGATCATGTCGGCGGTTATGCATTCAAAAGATGACTGGTAATGATAGCGCAGGCCGGGGGTACCCGGAATGAGGGGCCAGGCCTGCCGCTGGGAGCCAACCTCTGGTGGACCGGCTTCTGTAGAGGCGACTGCCAATTGACTGCTTTTCATTCAGGTTGCGGCGAAGCCCGCGCTGCGCGCGATAGTCGACTAACCCGCGCCCGCCCCGCCCAGCGCCTGACGCAGTACCGGCAGCTGTCGCCGGCTGCACGGCACCTTGGCCCCGTCGGCCATGTGCAACAGGGCCTCGCCGCCGTCCAGCGGCTCGATCGAGCGCAGCTGCCCGCGATGGATCAGCCAGCTGCGGTGCGGGCGCAGAAACAACGCGGGATCCAAACGCTGTTCCAGCACCGCCATGGTGATCCGCAGCGGATAGTCATGTCCACGTACCCGCAGGTTCACGTAGTTCCCCGCCGCCTGGGCGTACTCCACGTCTGCGGTGGCGACCAGGAACTCCTTGCCCAGTTTGCGCACCAGGAAGTGCTGCGGGCGCTCGACCGGTTCCACGGGCGGGCCTACATCGGGCTCGGCCAACAGGCTCGCCTCGCCCTGCCTGCGCCGCCCGAACCAGCTGGTGAAGTGCTCCAGTGCCACGAACATCGCGAACGTGCGGACATCCTTCAGGTATTCGTAGGCAAAACGCTCCAGCCATCCCGCATCGTCCTGATAGCGGTAGCCCAGCGATGCATAGGCCAGGTGCCGCAGCACCATCATCCCCACCACGTGCAGAAACGACCAGCCCACGCTGGCCAGCAGGTACAGCGGCAACCGCTGCTTCCAGGTATCGGCATGCAGCGGCCAGCGCTCGCAGCCCCACCACAGCAGCGGCAGGGTCAACAGGATCAGGGCGAGGCTGCTGAATTCCCAGATCATCGGCTCCCACAGGCCGAGATCGCTGCCCCGCCGCGTGGCGTCCATCACCTCAACCAGCGCATTGGTCACCGCCGAGGCCGACAGGATCGCTGCCCAGACCAGCAGACGGATGGTGGTGCGCCAGCGCGGTGGTCGGCCCTGGGTCATTGTGGCGTCCATGTGGTTGCAGTGCTCCAGCGTGCCCCAAGGGACCGAGAGTAGCGCCTCCATTGGTCCCACCACCCCCGCCATTGGTCACTGGGCGGGTTCCGGCGGCCCCTTGGCAGTCGCTGCACGGACCGGGCGGCGTCACCTTGGCTCGACTCTCCGGCACACCACCACCATGACCCGACGCCACGACATCGACGCCCTGCGCGTGTTCGCCTTCGCGCTGCTGATCCTCTACCACACCAGCATGGCCTACGTGGATGACTGGGGTTTCCACCTCAAGAGCCTGCATACCGCCGAATGGCTGCAGTGGCCGATGCTGTTCATCAACCGCTGGCGGATGTCGCTGCTGTTCCTGATCTCGGGCATCGCCATCGCGATGATGCGACCGGAAGGAAAGCTGCTGCGCTTTGCCGGCCTGCGCACGTGGCGGCTGCTGCTGCCATTGCTGTTCGGCATGTTCGTGATCGTGCCGATCCAGCCCTACTGCGAAGGCGTGGCCAACGGCCACGTGGCACCCGGCTTCGGCCACTTCCTGTTGCGCTACTGGCAGGTGCGGCCGTGGCCGGAAGGCAGCTTCGCCGGCTGGCAATACGGCATCACCTGGAACCACCTGTGGTACCTGGCCTATCTGTGGAACTACACGCTGGCCCTGGCCCTGTTGATGCCATTGCTGGGAACGGCCGTGGTTCGCCGTGCGATCGCGTTCTGCGCCGCCTCGCCGATACTGCTGATCGGAATTCCGTCTGCGCTGCTGCTGGCCTGGGTGATCTGGCTGGAGCCGATCTATCCGTCCACCAATGCCCTGCTTGGCGACTGGTACCAGCACGCGAAGTACGCGACAGTGTTCCTGGCCGGCTACCTGCTCGGTCGCGAGCCGTTGTTCTGGCAGCGCGTGGTCTCCCTGCGCCGCACCACGCTGTGGCTGGCGCTGGCGGCGGTCGGCTGGTATCTGGGGTTGCGCATCCTCGGCCAGGTGCTGCCGGCTGACTCCTCGCTGCGGCAATGGCCTGAAACGTTCTGGGACCTGCAGGGCAGGACCAGCCAGTCGGTGTATGTCTGGAGCGCGCTGCTGGCCATCCTCGGCTGGGGCAAGGTCTTCCTCGACCGCCCGTTCGGCTGGCTGCCGTACTGCACCGAGGCAATCTATCCCTGGTACATGCTGCACCAGAGCCTGATCATTGCCCTGCTGTTCTGGCTCAAGCCGTTGCAACTGGGTCCTTGGCTGGAGCCGTCGCTACTGCTGGGCGGCACCGTCGGCGGCTGCATGCTGATCCACGAACTGCTGATCCGACGCTCCCGCTGGCTGCGGCCCCTGTTCGGCCTGAAGGCCGATCCGAAACGGCCCAGCGAGCATCATACTGATGTAGAGCCAAGCCCATGCTCGGCTGCTCCAGCCATGCGCGGCGCATGGGCTCGGCGCGACCCACCCATGAACCGATGATCCGCTGTCCTCAACGATTGCGCCCATGCTCGCCCGCTTCCACAGTGAGCCGAGCATGGGCTCGGCTCTACAGGATCAGGGCTCGGACAGCCACGCATGGCGTGGCACTACTTCACCTCGAACTCGCCCACCAGCACGGTTTCGGCGCGATCCTTCAACCGCATCGTGACCATCTGGTCCTTCTGCTTCGGCGTGCCCCAGTGGGTGGTCAGGCGCAGCATCAGTGTCGTCGCCCCGGTCACCAGCTGCTGGCGGCTGCCGAAGTAGTTCGCCTCCACCTTGTACCTGCCCGGCTTGGCGTTGCGCAGCGAGAACTGCTCGGGACCATAGCCGCCGGTGAAGTCCTGCGACATCTGCCCGCCCTGGTAGGTCAGGCGGTTGCCGTAGTAAGCGCGCTCGCCGTTCGGGTCGGTCACCCACAGGTCCATGTCGCTGTTGTCGGCATCCCACGACAGCACCACGCGCAGGTCCAGCGGCATCGCCTGCAGCAGGCGTGGGTCGATGGCCGAGGTATCCAGCCGGGGGGTGCTACGCGCCACCAGGTTGGTCAGCTCATCCAGTGCGATCAGGGCGATGCCATCGAAACGGCTGTCCCACGGGCGCACGACCACCTGGTACAGCGGCACCAGCGCCTGCTGCGGCTTGCCGGCCGCTGCCAGTGCCAGGCCCAGGTCGCGGAAGCTCTGCGGTTCTTCCTGGCCCATGGCCAGCACCTGCTCGAACACCGGCACCGCCAGCGCGGGCGCATCGGCCTGCATCAGCCGATAGCCGAGCACGCGCAGCAGGTGGCGATTGTCCAGGTCCATCTCGGCCAGGTTCGACAACACGCGCAGCGCCAGGTCGCGTTGGCCCTGCTCCAGCAGCAGGTCAGCCACGTCGAGGAAGAATGCGCTGCTGTCGGCATGGGCATCGCGCTCGGCCAGATAGCGGTCATACAGTTGCGACGCCGGGCCCTGGCGCAGGCGCCGGGCGATGGCCGAGTCCGGCTGCCACGCCGCCAGCTGGATGCCGAGCTCGCCCTCGTTGGCGGCAGCGGGCGCAGCGACACGGCCACCCGTGACCGTGATTGAATCCAGGGCCTTGTTCGATGCAGGCGCTGAGCGACGTGCACGCGCGCTGCTGGCTTCCATGCGCTGCTCGGCGGCAGCCATCGGTGCCGCAGGGGCCGGCGCGGCGAGCATCGCTACCGGCGCCGATTCCATCGCGTAGTCCGCGGAGGCCACTTCCAGTGCCCCGCCCTTCGGCTGCGGCGGCCTTCCCTTCGGCCAGCTGCGGTCCCACCACTGCAGGCGTTCCTTCCAGCGTGCCGCCACTTCATCCAGGCGCTGGCGATCTGCCGCGGCGCGATCCGCCACCTGCACTGCGAATCGTGCATCGTATTCGGTGCGAAGCGTGCCAGACGGACGGATCGCATAGCGCAGGTAGTCCTCCAGGGTCTCCAGCACGATCAGCGAGGTATCCGGCCCCACCAGGCCAAACTGCTGCGACAGGCGCTGCGTCGCCTCGCGGTTGCCACGGCGGTCGGCGGCCAGCTGCTGCAGGCGCGCCTGCGCCCACAAGCCCGCCAGCAGTTCTCCGTCGTTGCTCTTCTGCGTGGCGGGCAGCGCCTGCCATTCGCCGCCACCCACGCGCACCCGCATCGGCACGCCATCGGCTGCCAGTCGTGCGTGCAGCCACAGCCAACCCTGGGCCTCACTGCGACGATCGATCACCACGTCCTGTACGCCACGACCTGCATCGACCTGCACGTCCAACGGCGACGACAGCAGCTCGCGCGCAGCCGAATCGACATCCTTGCCCAGCGCGACGAAGCGACCGCCATGGGATTCGCTCCAGCCACGCAGTCGGGTGCTGTCGGTGCGGGCACCGGCGCTGCTGATTGCAAACAGGCGCTGATCCGGTACCAGCGTCGGCAACTGCTCCGGCCCATAGGTCAGCAGGCCATCGCTGACCAGCAGGTATTCCTTCACACTCGGCTGCGGCTGCCACTGGGCCAGCGCGCTGGCACCGTCCGGGCGCACCGCCTGCAGTGCCGCGCGCAGCTCGCTCCAGTTGCCTGCGCGGATACGGAAGCGCCGTACCGGTTCGGCGCGGTCGCGCAGTACGGTCAGTGCCACCGTGCCGTCACCCATTGCGGCGAAGTACCGATCCAGCAGGGCGAACTCACGCGTGCGGTCGCGCTGGCCCGCCGAGCCGGAGCCATCCCACAGCAGCCCGACCTCGCTGGGCAGCGTGCGCGGCGAGTGGCTGACCGGCACCGGCAGCTGCGCCAGCAGGTAGTGGCCGTCCTGCCAGGGCGCCACCTGCACCTGTGCCTGACGTGCCGCCGGCAGGCTCCACTGCAGCTGCGCTGGCAGCTGCGCGCCCTTGCCCTGCCAGTACAACTGGCCCGCGTTGATTCGGAATGGCGCCGTACCCGCAGTGGTCGCACCCGGCGCCTGCAGCTTCAGCTCAACCGAGGCCGCACCGGCGGCGAACTGCAGCGGCAGCGTCCACTGCCAGCCTTGTCCGGCGAAGGCCAACGGCTCACGAATCACCAACTGCACGCGGCGGCTGCCACCGGCCGGCAGCGGATAGATGCGCAGGCGGAACTGGTTGCCGGCGGTCTGTTCCAGCAGGCCCGGATCAACGCCACGGCGGGCGATCTCCTCGAACACCTGGCGGCCGCGGTCCTTCGGTACCGGCACGGCGTCGCGCAGCTCGCCGTTGATATCCAGGGCGAAGCCGGAGATCTGCTGGCCATCGGCCAGCGGGAACTGCAGCTCGCCCTCCAGCACGCGCCGGTTCGGGTTGTGGAATTCCAGTGTGATCCGGGTCTGGGCAACGCCGGCCTGCACGTCGCCTTCAATGCGTGCGCGCTGCAGCTGCACCGGTTGTTCGGCGGCCGGCGCGATCAGCAGCGGCGTGGTGGCCTGCGGCCGGGAGATCCGTGGCGACTGCGCGCCAGCGGGCCAGGCCACGAGGGCCAGCAACAACACAGTGCAGCATCGGGCGAAGACCATGACCGGACTCCAGTGGGATCGTGGACGGTTCAACGCTTCAGCATGGCAGACGGGGTTACCGTTCCAACACTGAAGTCGTCCGCCGGGCGTGGCCCGGCGCTACCTTGGCGTCTGGCCCCCCTTTCCTAGGCGGGCAGGCTGTGCTCGACGATCAGCTGGATGGCGCTGCCGCCGCGGTAGTCGTCGCAGGCCAGGCGGTAGGCGAGATGCACGTGGCGGCCCGGCGCGTTCCCGTGCCAGCCGCCGAAGTGGATCGCGTTGATCGTGCCGGGTACGCCTGGCAGGCGCAGTTCCAGCTTGAGGTGGCGTTCCTTCAGCACGCGCCAGTTGGCCACTTCGAAGTGGCCGTCGAACAGCGGCTCGGGGAAGCCTTGGCCCCACGGTCCAGCAAGACGCAGCGCGTCGGCGTGGCGATGGTCGAGTTCGTCCGCCGCCAGTTCGCCGTCGCTGAGTACCTGCTGCTGCAGCGCGGCCGGGTCGAGCATTTCCAGCACCACGGCGACGAAGGCCGCCTTGAAGTCATCGACGTGATCGAGGCGCAGGCTGAGGCCGGCCGCCATGGCGTGGCCGCCGAAGCGTTCGATCAAGCCCGGATGGCGCGCATCGACCAATGCCAGTGCGTCACGGATATGCAGGCCGGGAATGGAGCGCGCCGAGCCACGCAGGGTGTCGGCACCGGGTTCGGACGGCGCGAAGGCGATCACCGGGCGATGCAGGCGGTCCTTCATCTTCGACGCGACCAGCCCCACCACGCCCGGGTGCCAGTCGGCGTCGAACAGGCAGGCCGCGACCGGACGTTGCCCGGCCATCTCCAGCACCACGCGGGTCAGCGCCTGCTCGGCGTCGTCGGTCATCGACTGCTGCACGGCGCGGCGCTCCGAGTTGATCTGTTCCAGCGTCTGCGCGATCTCGCGC
This genomic window from Stenotrophomonas maltophilia contains:
- a CDS encoding NAD-dependent succinate-semialdehyde dehydrogenase; the encoded protein is MSAAPSTAISRDPATGQQIASHPFATDAELEAILDRGQVGFAAWSARSLEQRAEVLRAMAAVLRRDREKLAALATAEMGKVQAEALAEIEKCAVLCDWYADHGAQFLRDEPTQVPDDKAYVSYLPLGVVLGIMPWNFPYWQVMRAAVPILMGGNGFLLKPAENIVGTAQLLDAAWRDAGLPEGTFIAANISREGTSRAIADDRIAAVTLTGSVAAGRSIAAQAGQALKKVVLELGGSDPFIVLADADLDAAVDAAVASRFQNTGQVCIAGKRIIVEDAVYERFVAQFCEKVQALTIGDGRDPANRIGPMARQDLLEQLDAQVRASVDAGAQLLVGGHQLDRPGAFYAPTVLAGVEPGMQAFDTETFGPVASISRARDADHAVELANQSEFGLSGNLWTGDRARAMQLARRLQTGGVFVNGFSASDPRVPIGGVKKSGFGRELSHFGIREFVNAQTVWFDKR
- a CDS encoding helix-turn-helix transcriptional regulator; this encodes MMRSESERKELGGFLKACRARVDPATLGLPAGRRRTPGLKREEVALAIGVSVSWYTWIEQGREVRASPEVLERLAQVLRMSDDERAYAFALSGYGVPLESPDESVTDGLRQLVEAMQPIPAYVRNTRFDILAWNPAIADLFVDYSQLAPHERNTLRLMFLYPPYRTLILNWEEMTRGLLAGFRAAMAQAPDKAPFLALVEDIAAHSEEFRQWWPEHDVRRFDEGAKKLNHPTRGLLDLQYVALVPESRHDLSLVTYLPRK
- the prfB gene encoding peptide chain release factor 2 (programmed frameshift) encodes the protein MIELNPVRQRITDLTDRVLSLRGYLDYDAKKERLEEVTRELESPDVWNNAEYAQNLGRERSSLEKTVGGIASVLDGLNDATELLELAESEQDEDTALAVVADLDKHQAHVEKLEFQRMFSGEMDNAAAFVDIQAGAGGTEAQDWAEILLRMYLRWCESRGWKTELMEVSGGDVAGIKSATLRVEGDYAYGWLKTETGVHRLVRKSPFDSDNRRHTSFTSVFVSPEIDDNIDITINPADLRTDVYRSSGAGGQHVNKTESAVRITHIPTNIVVACQTGRSQHQNRDNAMKMLAAKLYELEIQKRNAEKDAVEATKSDIGWGSQIRNYVLDQSRIKDLRTGIERSDTQKVLDGDLDEFVEASLKAGLAVGSKRVDA
- a CDS encoding LytTR family DNA-binding domain-containing protein; translation: MTQGRPPRWRTTIRLLVWAAILSASAVTNALVEVMDATRRGSDLGLWEPMIWEFSSLALILLTLPLLWWGCERWPLHADTWKQRLPLYLLASVGWSFLHVVGMMVLRHLAYASLGYRYQDDAGWLERFAYEYLKDVRTFAMFVALEHFTSWFGRRRQGEASLLAEPDVGPPVEPVERPQHFLVRKLGKEFLVATADVEYAQAAGNYVNLRVRGHDYPLRITMAVLEQRLDPALFLRPHRSWLIHRGQLRSIEPLDGGEALLHMADGAKVPCSRRQLPVLRQALGGAGAG
- a CDS encoding acyltransferase family protein, with the translated sequence MTRRHDIDALRVFAFALLILYHTSMAYVDDWGFHLKSLHTAEWLQWPMLFINRWRMSLLFLISGIAIAMMRPEGKLLRFAGLRTWRLLLPLLFGMFVIVPIQPYCEGVANGHVAPGFGHFLLRYWQVRPWPEGSFAGWQYGITWNHLWYLAYLWNYTLALALLMPLLGTAVVRRAIAFCAASPILLIGIPSALLLAWVIWLEPIYPSTNALLGDWYQHAKYATVFLAGYLLGREPLFWQRVVSLRRTTLWLALAAVGWYLGLRILGQVLPADSSLRQWPETFWDLQGRTSQSVYVWSALLAILGWGKVFLDRPFGWLPYCTEAIYPWYMLHQSLIIALLFWLKPLQLGPWLEPSLLLGGTVGGCMLIHELLIRRSRWLRPLFGLKADPKRPSEHHTDVEPSPCSAAPAMRGAWARRDPPMNR
- a CDS encoding VIT domain-containing protein → MVFARCCTVLLLALVAWPAGAQSPRISRPQATTPLLIAPAAEQPVQLQRARIEGDVQAGVAQTRITLEFHNPNRRVLEGELQFPLADGQQISGFALDINGELRDAVPVPKDRGRQVFEEIARRGVDPGLLEQTAGNQFRLRIYPLPAGGSRRVQLVIREPLAFAGQGWQWTLPLQFAAGAASVELKLQAPGATTAGTAPFRINAGQLYWQGKGAQLPAQLQWSLPAARQAQVQVAPWQDGHYLLAQLPVPVSHSPRTLPSEVGLLWDGSGSAGQRDRTREFALLDRYFAAMGDGTVALTVLRDRAEPVRRFRIRAGNWSELRAALQAVRPDGASALAQWQPQPSVKEYLLVSDGLLTYGPEQLPTLVPDQRLFAISSAGARTDSTRLRGWSESHGGRFVALGKDVDSAARELLSSPLDVQVDAGRGVQDVVIDRRSEAQGWLWLHARLAADGVPMRVRVGGGEWQALPATQKSNDGELLAGLWAQARLQQLAADRRGNREATQRLSQQFGLVGPDTSLIVLETLEDYLRYAIRPSGTLRTEYDARFAVQVADRAAADRQRLDEVAARWKERLQWWDRSWPKGRPPQPKGGALEVASADYAMESAPVAMLAAPAPAAPMAAAEQRMEASSARARRSAPASNKALDSITVTGGRVAAPAAANEGELGIQLAAWQPDSAIARRLRQGPASQLYDRYLAERDAHADSSAFFLDVADLLLEQGQRDLALRVLSNLAEMDLDNRHLLRVLGYRLMQADAPALAVPVFEQVLAMGQEEPQSFRDLGLALAAAGKPQQALVPLYQVVVRPWDSRFDGIALIALDELTNLVARSTPRLDTSAIDPRLLQAMPLDLRVVLSWDADNSDMDLWVTDPNGERAYYGNRLTYQGGQMSQDFTGGYGPEQFSLRNAKPGRYKVEANYFGSRQQLVTGATTLMLRLTTHWGTPKQKDQMVTMRLKDRAETVLVGEFEVK